The following are from one region of the Mixophyes fleayi isolate aMixFle1 chromosome 7, aMixFle1.hap1, whole genome shotgun sequence genome:
- the LOC142098428 gene encoding serine protease 27-like: protein MSAECGKPQVVNRIMGGQSAQPGQWPWQVSLRLDGKHFCGGSLISTTWVVSAAHCVTSGVTTSSLTVHLGTYQIDMPNPNETIVAMKSFIKNPNYTETGSLGDISLIELATPVNYTTYILPVCLPTANVEFPMGLYCWVTGWGDTRSGVSLPSPQTLQEATIPLIDMPTCDNLYHIKSGVNSSVPIILSDMICAGYQVGGTDSCQGDSGGPLVCSQNGQWFLAGLVSWGDGCGMLNRPGVYTRLTSYPDWIMTHAPEVAENILNVTFTEVIQKNAYLSIGVTSGAIPVTQIFPITWILVLLIS, encoded by the exons ATGAGCGCTG AATGTGGAAAACCTCAGGTGGTCAATCGGATtatggggggacagagtgcaCAGCCCGGCCAGTGGCCTTGGCAAGTGAGCTTACGACTTGATGGCAAACACTTTTGTGGTGGATCCCTTATCAGTACAACGTGGGTTGTGTCTGCCGCTCACTGTGTTACAAG TGGTGTAACAACCTCCTCACTTACAGTCCATCTCGGTACATATCAAATTGACATGCCAAATCCTAATGAGACTATTGTTGCTATGAAAAGCTTCATTAAGAATCCTAACTACACTGAAACGGGGTCCCTGGGTGACATCAGTCTGATAGAGCTGGCAACCCCCGTGAACTACACGACTTACATCCTCCCAGTCTGTCTCCCGACAGCCAACGTAGAGTTTCCTATGGGCCTCTACTGCTGGGTCACAGGATGGGGGGACACACGATCTGGCG TGAGTCTCCCGAGTCCTCAGACTCTGCAGGAAGCGACAATCCCTCTGATCGACATGCCGACCTGTGACAACTTGTATCACATTAAGTCTGGCGTTAACAGTAGCGTCCCAATTATCCTGAGTGACATGATATGTGCGGGTTATCAGGTGGGAGGTACAGACTCATGTCAG GGTGACTCAGGAGGCCCCTTGGTGTGTTCTCAGAACGGACAGTGGTTCTTGGCTGGGTTAGTGAGTTGGGGAGATGGCTGTGGAATGTTAAACCGCCCTGGAGTTTATACCCGGTTGACTTCCTATCCGGACTGGATTATGACACATGCACCAGAAGTTGCCGAGAATATTCTGAATGTCACATTCACAGAAGTGATACAGAAAAATGCTTATCTGTCCATAGGCGTCACCAGCGGAGCAATACCTGTCACCCAAATTTTTCCAATCACATGGATATTAGTTCTACTGATCAGCTAG